A genomic stretch from Rhinatrema bivittatum chromosome 9, aRhiBiv1.1, whole genome shotgun sequence includes:
- the B3GALNT1 gene encoding UDP-GalNAc:beta-1,3-N-acetylgalactosaminyltransferase 1, whose protein sequence is MALKYLQLCVLVLAGLSISTVIWFLAQPSPAVIETVNWMYFYEYEPVHKKTFAFTLRERVRCKDRNPFLVILVTSRPNDVKARQAIRKTWGSNQTWWGQEVITLFLVGHDTQAEDKTRSLTIEEESILFGDIIRQDFLDTYNNLTLKTIMAFRWTSEFCSNTKYIMKADSDVFVNTGNLVRFLLNFNSSESLFTGFPLIDNNSYRGFYKKAFISYEEYPFRLYPPYCSGLGYVLSSELALRIHETMSHIKPIKFEDAYIGICLQKLGVNVYIPEDTELFFLYKINFNICRYKHLIAVHGLTSSELIEFWQDIKNSRFVCK, encoded by the coding sequence ATGGCTCTCAAGTATTTGCAGCTCTGTGTTCTAGTCCTTGCAGGACTGTCCATCTCAACTGTAATATGGTTCTTGGCACAGCCCTCACCTGCCGTGATTGAGACTGTGAACTGGATGTATTTCTATGAGTATGAACCAGTTCACAAGAAAACTTTCGCCTTCACGCTGCGCGAGCGTGTCAGATGTAAAGACAGAAATCCATTTCTGGTTATTTTGGTGACTTCAAGGCCTAATGATGTGAAAGCAAGACAGGCCATCAGGAAAACTTGGGGTTCAAATCAAACTTGGTGGGGACAAGAAGTTATAACCTTGTTCTTAGTAGGTCATGATACCCAAGCAGAGGACAAAACAAGGTCATTAACAATAGAAGAAGAAAGTATTTTGTTTGGCGATATAATACGTCAGGATTTTCTGGACACTTATAACAACCTAACCTTGAAAACAATAATGGCATTTAGATGGACTTCCGAATTTTGCTCCAACACGAAGTACATTATGAAAGCTGATTCAGATGTGTTTGTCAACACTGGCAACCTAGTGAGATTTCTCTTAAATTTTAATTCATCAGAGAGCCTATTTACTGGTTTCCCATTGATTGACAATAATTCTTACCGAGGATTTTATAAAAAAGCCTTCATTTCTTACGAAGAATACCCTTTCAGGTTGTATCCACCGTATTGTAGTGGTCTGGGATATGTACTATCCAGTGAGCTGGCACTGAGGATTCATGAAACTATGAGCCATATTAAACCTATTAAATTTGAAGATGCTTATATTGGGATTTGCTTACAAAAGCTAGGAGTGAATGTTTACATTCCAGAAGATACAGAACTTTTCTTTCTgtacaaaattaattttaatatttgtagATACAAACATTTGATAGCAGTGCATGGATTAACATCCAGTGAGCTCATTGAGTTTTGGCAGGACATAAAAAATTCTAGATTTGTCTGTAAGTGA